In one Lolium rigidum isolate FL_2022 chromosome 3, APGP_CSIRO_Lrig_0.1, whole genome shotgun sequence genomic region, the following are encoded:
- the LOC124696708 gene encoding FHA domain-containing protein PS1 has protein sequence MAAAAAAADAVAGTEAPIAAFAVAKGGVVLKHIFLNVPPAEEAPRGGDADPDEEDPPVLFGRHPDCHVLLDHPSISRRHLEVRCKRRQRRIAVTDLSSVHGTRVSGQRIPPNTPVELVAGDTLQLGASKREYRLHWLSLSEAFETEDLLPPLVEEDKEESHTHQEARNQLAPTQTEPLDTETHQEMILQVMSEQTEFCAEVIPSAPPLPESANSSSLKESLLSVLQEKIVSENSGTESVAPSTIQAARTLVQSDKQNASGTMSRRAKLKSVKSLRIDTGRRSRTLSHSCQKEEDQYENLVCSQNCKGECAACMVLFKNSDVREAEEKEKVIAPEKDHMNPHVLDIITMEGNQEVPTVHMESYEAVPENPFTHAITCGNTTNHPDMKYDDGGLSNKEKMSQNKIAMEDSELQGIIFGSIFDNLDTEGRRTEEKEENSLMDKENTTPLVSGNIITERSQLMLKPISSQELMDSISPLNLEHDSFSDSENSMLNIGNKMTANELTSENLETEFITLMSDEDFNNDIIPDKENSVLAPGKYDAAISPAKQEDLFPDENMTPASRDLKPIAGNILGSRMDSSVSAEYTSNRSKVLGSRMDSSLLAEYTPNRSIDQRKCNDLSSKSKRFHTVDDEVFYSDKENLTPISTGDMKARRCLPKNLFQLDADQDQETFCSDKENSTPASSVVQKTRDMSENRARIESAITKKRVEDRLPFQTLVSNSPLRPTSSFDSTQANAGTADFSIRLEDGLNSFPHKNRESDRVGEGMKVWTMVADTDCLLDDESMKSIMLLKGIKGTHLIIPRIVIRELDSMKQREGLFKRSTKATSTLQWIEECMANESWWIHVQSSSEMLPVAPTPPATPTEAQRSDGEREATAAGTFNTVLSLFSPRSFTGIFSPRSLTDIVSPRTEDRVLDCALLFNKMRCSQNMVILSNSVTLKIKAMSEGLLCEGAKEFRETLMNPCSGRFMWSASVPRGAAWSRLDETALAENYYNSHHHREARRNVPAARGLKLILLHNSSSLGAHAGDQLRRRDDAVAGSAASACW, from the exons atggcggcggcggcggcggcggcggacgcggtcgCGGGGACCGAGGCTCCGATCGCGGCGTTCGCGGTGGCCAAGGGCGGCGTCGTGCTCAAGCACATCTTCCTCAACGTGCCGCCGGCGGAGGAGGCGCCGCGCGGCGGGGATGCGGATCCGGACGAGGAGGACCCGCCGGTACTGTTCGGGCGCCACCCCGACTGCCACGTCCTCCTCGACCACCCCAGCATCAGCCGCCGCCACCTCGAGGTCCGCTGCAAGCGGCGCCAGCGCCGGATCGCCGTCACCGACCTCTCCTCCG TGCACGGGACACGGGTCTCGGGCCaaaggatcccaccaaacacgccGGTCGAGCTGGTGGCCGGTGATACGCTGCAGCTCGgggcctccaagagggagtaccggCTCCACTGGCTTTCCCTCAGCGAGGCATTTGAGACGGAGGACCTGCTGCCGCCACTTGTCGAGGAGGACAAGGAGGAATCCCACACTCATCAG GAGGCACGGAATCAGTTGGCACCTACGCAGACGGAGCCACTGGACACTGAAACTCATCAG GAGATGATTCTGCAAGTAATGTCAGAACAAACTGAATTCTGTGCTGAAGTGATCCCCTCGGCGCCACCATTGCCTGAGTCTGCCAATTCCAGTTCCCTGAAAGAATCTTTACTCTCCGTTCTACAGGAAAAGATTGTTAGTGAGAATTCAGGTACAGAATCTGTTGCCCCTTCCACAATACAGGCAGCTAGAACACTGGTCCAATCAGACAAACAGAATGCATCAGGCACCATGTCCCGGAGGGCCAAGTTAAAGTCAGTCAAATCTCTTCGCATTGACACAGGAAGGAGAAGCAGAACTTTGAGCCACAGCTGTCAGAAAGAAGAAGACCAATATGAGAATCTTGTATGTTCTCAAAACTGCAAGGGCGAATGTGCAGCCTGCATGGTTTTATTCAAGAATTCTGATGTCAGAGAAGCTGAAGAAAAGGAAAAGGTGATTGCACCAGAAAAGGACCACATGAACCCTCATGTCTTGGACATCATTACCATGGAGGGGAATCAGGAAGTGCCTACTGTACATATGGAATCCTATGAGGCTGTGCCAGAAAATCCTTTCACGCATGCCATAACTTGTGGAAATACGACTAACCACCCAGACATGAAGTATGATGATGGAGGTctctccaacaaggagaaaatgtCCCAAAATAAGATTGCTATGGAGGACTCTGAGCTTCAAGGCATAATTTTTGGGAGCATATTTGACAACTTGGATACAGAAGGAAGAAGAActgaagaaaaagaagagaacAGCCTAATGGACAAGGAGAACACTACCCCTCTTGTCTCGGGAAACATAATAACTGAGAGGAGTCAGCTAATGTTGAAGCCTATCAGTTCACAAGAGTTGATGGATTCCATTTCTCCTTTGAACTTGGAACATGACAGCTTTTCAGATAGTGAAAACTCCATGCTGAACATTGGTAACAAGATGACGGCAAACGAACTAACATCTGAAAATCTTGAGACAGAGTTTATTACCCTCATGTCGGATGAAGATTTTAATAATGACATCATTCCAGACAAGGAAAACTCAGTGCTAGCTCCTGGAAAGTATGATGCTGCCATCTCCCCTGCGAAACAAGAAGACCTCTTTCCTGACGAGAATATGACACCTGCCTCCAGGGATCTCAAGCCCATTGCTGGTAATATTCTTGGCTCAAGAATGGACAGTTCGGTTTCAGCAGAATACACTTCAAACAGAAGCA AGGTTCTTGGTTCAAGGATGGATAGTTCACTGTTGGCAGAATACACTCCAAACAGGAGCATCGATCAACGGaaatgcaatgatctatcatcgaAGTCCAAACGTTTCCACACAGTAGATGATGAAGTTTTCTATTCAGATAAGGAGAATTTGACACCTATATCTACAGGAGATATGAAAGCGAGAAGGTGTCTTCCAAAGAATCTCTTCCAATTGGATGCAGACCAAGATCAGGAGACCTTCTGCTCTGACAAGGAGAACTCTACACCAGCATCTTCTGTAGTTCAGAAAACAAGGGATATGTCTGAAAACCGGGCACGGATTGAAAGTGCAATCACAAAGAAAAGGGTGGAAGATAGGCTTCCTTTCCAGACTCTTGTCTCAAATTCTCCCTTGAGACCGACCAGCTCATTTGATTCTACCCAGGCTAATGCTGGAACAGCTGATTTCTCAATCAGGTTGGAAGATGGACTGAACAGTTTTCCA CACAAGAACCGAGAATCAGATAGGGTTGGAGAAGGGATGAAAGTCTGGACCATGGTGGCTGATACTGATTGTCTTCTTGATGATGAATCAATGAAGTCTATAATGCTACTAAAAGGAATAAAAGGAACTCATCTCATCATACCAAGAATTG TGATCAGGGAGCTCGATTCCATGAAACAGCGGGAGGGCCTGTTCAAGAGGTCAACAAAGGCCACCTCAACACTCCAATGGATCGAGGAGTGCATGGCGAACGAGAGCTGGTGGATCCACGTGCAGAGTTCATCCGAGATGTTGCCAGTAGCACCAACCCCGCCTGCAACTCCTACGGAAGCGCAACGCAGCGATGGAGAAAGAGAAGCCACTGCTGCTGGCACCTTCAACACAGTGCTGTCCCTCTTCTCCCCAAGAAGCTTCACCGGCATCTTCTCCCCGAGAAGCCTCACTGACATTGTTTCCCCGAGGACTGAAGACCGTGTCCTGGACTGCGCCCTCCTCTTCAACAAGATGAGGTGCAGCCAGAACATGGTCATCTTGTCCAACAGCGTCACCCTCAAGATCAAAGCAATGTCAGAG ggccTGCTGTGCGAGGGAGCCAAGGAGTTCCGGGAGACGCTGATGAACCCTTGCTCAGGCAGGTTCATGTGGTCTGCGAGCGTGCCGAGGGGCGCGGCGTGGTCGCGCCTGGACGAGACCGCCCTGGCGGAGAACTACTACAACAGCCACCACCACCGTGAAGCCAGGAGGAATGTCCCGGCCGCCAGGGGGCTCAAGCTGATCCTGCTGCACAACAGCTCCTCCCTCGGCGCGCATGCCGGCGACCAACTCCGTCGCCGCGATGACGCCGTTGCTGGCTCCGCTGCATCGGCCTGCTGGTGA